The following DNA comes from Enterocloster bolteae.
GGTAATCATTGACGTGGCTCCTGCATACAAGGGCTATGCAACGGATGTAGCTGTAACGGTAATCAATGGAAAAGCCACGGACGGTCAGAAAGCCATTTTAAAGGCATCCAGAGATGCGGTCGTTCAGTCCATTGAATGTTTAAGGCCAGGGGAACCAGCTTCCCGGATCTATGAGATGTTTCTGCATTATGCCAGAAAAAACCATGTGGAAGAGTATTTCGAACCATATGCGAAGGGGCTTAGAGCAGTGGGACACAGCATCGGGCTGGACTGTGTGGAAAGGCCCAATCTGGATGATGACGCTTCATTCATCATGGTTCCAGGTATGACGCTTGCCACTAAGTTTGACCTTCACGGAATGGAGTGGGGCGGACTTAGGATCGAGACCGTTATGTTGGTTGAAGAGAATGCGTGTGTTTCGTTGAACCGTTATTTGTACGATTTATAACGAGGGAGGAAGGAAATATGACGAGAAGATTTTTATGGGGATTATTGGCAGTTGTCATGGCATTTGGAACAGCCGGATGCGGGACAAAAGAAACACCTGCACCAGCAACTGTATCCGGGCAGCCAGCAGGAGCGGAAAAGACGGGGGGAGAGAAAAATGCAGGAGGAGAGGCAGTGACAGAGACATCTGCGTCTCAGAGTGCAAAAGATGACGGCAAGACATATACCATAAGAATTGCCATTGTATCCAGCGACAGTCATCTGCATAATACTGTGCTGAATGAATGGGCACAGGAGGCAAAGGAAAAGACCAACGGACGGCTGATTCTTAAAGTAATGGGAAGCAGCCAGCTGGGAGGAGAGAGAGACTATGTGGAGGGAATGCAGCTTGGCAATATAGAGATGGCCCAGGTTTCAAGCGCAGCCGTCAACGGTTTTCTCAATGATTTCTCGCTGCTGTCATTTCCGTATTTTTTCAAGGATTACGCGGAGATGGAGAAGGTGTTTAACGGACCGATGGGAGACGAATTGTTTGCTGAACTCGAAGGAATCGGTATAAAAGGCCTTACATGGTTTTCGAATGGTTTTAGAAACGTGTATACCAAGAATACTCCGGTGACCACTCCGGCAGATATGAAGGGATTGAAGATACGTGTCATGGAGAGCGATGTAATGATAGCAACCCTGAATGCAATGGGTGCTTCAGGAACACCGATGGCGTACAGTGAGCTGTATTCAGCTATTCAACAGGGTGTAATGGACGGAGCGGAAAATGCTCTGGGAAATATTTATTCAGACGGATACTATGAGATATGCAAAAATGTGTCTTTAACGGAACATTTCGCGCCTCCCGGAGTAGTGGCTATCAGCCAGAAGTCATATGATTCCCTTCCTGATGATCTTAAAGAATACCTGACTGAATCCGCAATACGCTTTGGCAAAATGGAACGTGAGATGGACGAGAAGCTTCAGGAGGAGATGAAGAAGAAGCTGGAGGAAAAAGGTGTTCAGATTAACGAGGTGGATAAACAGAGTTTTATTGACGCTACGGCTTCTGTTTATACGGAATACGCAGGCGGAATCAGCGATACTGTGAAAGTGCTGGCAGAAGAGGAATTGGGAAAATCATTCAATTAACGTGAGGGGGAGGAAAATGAAAATTCTTATAAAGGCAGCAGATTTTGTCGTTGCATTTCTTCTCACAATAGCAGCCTCCTCTATGATCATATCCATGTTTTTGCAGGTGGTATTCCGGTTTGTATTCAATTCGCCTCTGTATTGGACGGAAGAGCTGTCCCGCTATTCCTTTATCTATATTGTATTCATAGGCGCAGCGTGGGCCGGGAAACAGGGAATGCACCTGGGAGTTGATTATTTTACTTCCAAACTACCGGAACAGGCGGTGAGGCGGCTGGCGGTAATCATAGATCTGCTTGTTTTGGTATTTTCCGCTGTGATTGTCATTGTGGGGGCGCAGGTAATACCGATTAATTTCAAACAGTTTTCCCCTGCGCTCAATGTTCCTATGGGAGCAGTGTACGCGGCAATACCGATGGGATTTTTGCTGCTGTTTATATACTATCTGGATCATCTGATGGAAGACTTAGGAATGCGGAGACAGCTGTAAAGGCTGTCTCCGGGAGGAGGAGGGTAAACGTGCTCGTTATACTTGCGTCTATATTTATCATACTGCTTGTTTTGGGAATGCCAATTGCATTTACCATGGGCATCGCCTGTCTGGGGACGGTTGTATACTCCCAAATGCCCCTCAATATGCTTATAACCAGGATGTTCAGTGCCACGGATTCATTTTCGCTGATGGCGGTTCCGTTTTTTATCCTTGCAGGGGAGCTTATGAACGAGGCGGATCTGACGGATAGGATATTGAATCTGGCCCGTGCGCTGGTAGGTTTTTTAAGGGGAGGCCTGGCTATTGTCAACATCCTGGCCAGCGTTTTGTTTGCAGGGTTGTCCGGTTCAGCCACGGCAGATACAGCTGCCCTGGGTTCTCTGGAGATTCCGATGATGGTCAAGGATGGCTATTCAAAGGAATTCAGCGTGGCGGTAACAGTGGCATCCTCTACTATTGGCCCCATTATACCACCCAGTGTCATGCTTGTGATGTATGCGGTGATTGCCAGCGTAAATATTACTAAGATACTGATTGCCGGAATTGTACCCGGGATTCTGATGGCCTTGGCCATGAGTGTTGCCGTATACTTTATCAGCCTCAAACGCGGATATGGTACAGCTGGGACATTTTCTCTTAAAAATATAGGTAAAGCTGCAAAGCAGGCAGTCATCCCGATGCTGATGCCGATCATTATTATGGGTGGAATCCTGTCAGGAATTTTCACGGCCACAGAGGCCGGTGTGGTGGCAGTGGTATATGCGTTTATTATCGGGATATTTGTGTATAAAACCATTAAATTAAAGGATATCCCGAGGATACTGGTAAAGGGGGCTGCCACAACTGCTGTATCCCTCTTTATAATCGCCATGGCGTCCATATTCAGCTGGTTCCTGGCATGGGAGAGTTTTCCGGAGACCGTGGTAAATGTGATGCAGGCCCTGACTTCTAATGGGACAGTGGCCCTGTGTATGGTGATTTTGTTTCTGTTCGTACTGGGACTTTTTGTGGAGGGAATCCCTGTGTTGATTGTATTTGCGCCCATCCTGGTACCGGCCATGGAAGCTTATGGGATTGACACGCTGTATTTCGGTATTGTGCTGGTGCTCACCGTGTTGGTGGGTTCCATCACCCCGCCTGTGGGAAGTTTATTGTATTTGGGCTCCTCTATCGCCAAAACTACGGTCTCAAAGGCAGGTAAAGAGGTATGGATATTCGTGGCGATGATTATGTCGGTAATTGGGCTTCTTGTGATTTTTCCACAGATTGTTTTGTTTTTGCCTGATTTATTGTATAATTAAGTCAATATACGAAGGATAAGGGTGAAACATGAACAGGACTGTGTTAAGAACGGTGGAGATATTGGAGATAATTTCCAAGCATGGCGAAATATCACTGGCAGATTTAGTGAAGATAACAGGATATCCAAAGACCAGCGTGTATGATATCCTGCACGCCCTGGAAGAGCGCGCCATGATATACAGGTGCACAGATAAGGTCTGTTACGGCATTGGGTTCCGTGCATATGCCATCGGGCGTTCCTACTCGAAGAATTCGGATCTGCTGAGCAATTCTTACCAGTGTATGAAGGCTCTGGCAGAGGATATTGGAAAGGCGGTACTATTAGGCAAGATAGACGGTGAAAAGATTCTCTATATTGCAAAATGTGAGCCTAAGCATCCGGTTGTCATGACGCCGTCCATCGGAGACGAGGAACCGATCAAGAACACGGCATTTGCCAAAATAGCCGAAGTGTTCACACATCATGAAAAGAAAATATGCCAGCTGTCGAAGGAGGAGAAGAACCGCATCAGGACGGAGAAACTTGCTTCCTACGGATTAGACGGCCCCGGTCCCTTTTATAACATTGCCAGTCCGATTTACAATTTCGAGACAAGGCTGTCAGGGGTGGTCGGCGTGTTTGGTGTGAAGGAGGTAGGAGTGGACTATTCAGAGGAGCTGAAGAAGGTTCGGGAGTGCGCCGGGAAGATTTCTGAGCGATTAGGATTTATCTAAAGCAGGAACTCCAGATACAAAAAAGACGGGACTGAACAAGGAATCATTTCGATTACCTTATGTTCAGTACCGTCTTTTTGATTTATTTGTGCTTAGCCTGTCTGCGGCAGGTCTGCGCCAGTCTCTGGGAGGATCGTCATATTACTGCCCGGACTGGTCAAATTCCAGATTGTCAAAGGACGACGCGGAGCAGATTCCGGACGGGTCATCCATGTACTCCAGGGCCACTTTGTCTCCTGGCTGGGTCAGGGCCAGCTCGTTACTCAGGTCATAGGACACGGTGAAGATATAGTCCTGTTTTTCCTCCAGTATCAGTTTATAGGTGACAGTGTTGTCTATGGTTTCGCTGGCAATGCGCAGGACAGTGCCCTCCTCCTTGGAAATGGTCTGGCCGGTGGTAATGTTCACTCCGGCGTTTCCGCGCACCTGGCGGAAATTGCGCAGGGCGCTGTCAATGGTCTCTCCGGTTCCCACATTGGTATAGTTGGAGACAGACACAAAGGCGTACTGTTTAATCAGGCCCGCATTATCCTTTAAGGTCATGAAGTAGGTGGGCTGTCCGTCCAGATTGATAATCATTGGGAAGGAGGCCCGGTAGCCAAACTGCTGGACTTTTCCTTCCGCAGAGCTCTGGGCTGCCATTTCAGTTGCGCCGCTCATCTGGTAGATGTTGGATTCCTTGGTCACCATGTCCACCAGTATGAAGCCAATGGCTGATTCATCGGATCCCACGCTGGTTAGGCCTGTGAACAGGTAACAGCGGGCGCCGTTATAGATGATGATATCACCCTGGCTGGGGCGGAATTTGTCCTGGTTGGAGAAGTTGAAAATGCCGTGCACATAGACACCCTGGTTCTGTATCTGCTGCATTACAAAATTCTCAGGCTGTACGCGGTCCACCCAATCCGGCAGTGTGGCGATGGTATAATGGGTGGTCTCTCCTGTGGTGGCATTGACCGTCAGCACTCCGTCGGCCTCCGGCAGGTTAAAGAGCCAGCGGTTTTGATAGGAGGTAATGACCCAGTAAGGAACGCCGTCATCATCCAGCTCAAAGGAATAGTCTGTAAGACCTTTAAAGAGTCCGCCGCCAAAGAAGCGCACATGGCGGTTTAAGTCGTCTAACAGGTAGGCGTTGGCCTGGTATTTGATTTTATAGTCTGTTACCAGGGTTACGTCGCTGACATCACTGGCCGACACCACGATATAACCCGCGGAGCCGTCCATGTTTTTAAGCCATTTGAAGAAGCCGGAATGCTCCAGGGGAACGACCCATACCAGTTTTCCGTCTACCTTCTGGATGACAGGGGTACCCAGGATGACCTGGCTTCCCAGGCCGGGATTTTCGCCCACCTTCTTATCGGCCAGCTCTCTTGCCAGACTCTTGTCCACGATTGGAAGCTGGTCCAAAGCAAGGGGCTGTACCGTATCCGTGAATTCTGATACGGCCGGGACGCCTAACTGGTCCCTGTAGGCCTTGTAATTAAAAAGGGGCATGGACAGGATGGAAACGCCAAAATACAGTACCCAAAGGATGGCGAGAAGGACGAAGCCCCTTTTATAACCCCTTACACTTTTGTCAATGCTGATCTGCGGGCGGCCGTATTCATTGGCACCTACCCGGACACTGCCCAGGGCTACGAAAAAGTTCAGCACCACATAGCAGCTGATGATGAAACACCATGAAAATGCCCCATCCGGATACAGGGGATTCAGATTGGGCCCCTGGAAAATGATCAAAATAAAAAAGATGGCGGTAAGCGCCAGGTTTAACAAGAATTGTGTCTTTTTCTTCATAAAATCCTCCATTTCTTAACATCTTTTTAGCAGAAGTCTTATAGAGCATTATATATCATGTGGAAATAAATACAAGGGGGAAAAGCTGGTGGCTTCATAAAGAATGTGTGAAGAAAATACTTTGCAAACCAATCACCCGGTGATAAGATAAATAGATAGATTAGATATAAGGAAGGAATGAAGGCATGCCGTTCAGCAGAAAGAAACCGGAAATACAGGTAGGATTAAGCGGTACCGCCCTGAAATATATTGCCATGGCCACCATGCTTGCGGACCATATTGGAGCTGTGCTGCTGGAACGGATTGTATACTACCGGGGGAACCTGGAACAGGTCGCCATGCTCATGACATCCCAATGGGGGGATACCCTTTATTGGCTGTGGCGGATGCTCAGAACAGTTGGGAGGATTGCATTTCCCATTTACTGCTTTTTGCTGGTGGAGGGATTCCTTCATACAAGGGACTGGCGCAGATACTGGCTCAGGATGGCTGCGTTTGCGCTTATCTCGGAAATTCCTTTCCGCCTGGCTGTGTGGAATACGTGGGCCGGGGGAAGCAGCAACGTGTACGTTGAGCTGGCAATCGGGCTGCTGGTGCTCCGGGGCCTGAAACAGAGCGAGGGCTTAACACAGCCGCGCCGCGCCGCCGGGATGGCGGCCGTAATCGGAGGCGGATGTCTGGCCGCTGTGTTTTTGAAGGCGGATTACGACATGGATGGGATACTAATTATCTCATTGTTTTATCTCCTGCGGGAGAAGCGCATTGTCCAGGTGATGTCCGGCGGTATCCTGTCTTTACTGGAATCCTGGAATATATGTTATGGGGCAGGGATTCTGTCTGCTGTTCCCCTGTATTTTTACAACGGAAAAAAGGGACAGGCTCCATGGAAATACGCCTTCTATTGGTTTTACCCGCTGCATTTAATGGTACTGTTTTTCATACGGCTGTATGTGGTAGGAATTCCTCTCGGATAATTCCGGGGCATGCCGGTTTAAAACGGACAAAACTGTTTTGGTTTGCGCAGGGGATTTATCCGGCAGACCCATTATAAAAAGAGATGTATGAGGTTTATATGGCAAAGACAAAATATAATGAGATTTATATGGCGCTCCGGGAAAAGATGGAGGATGGGACCTACGGGTTCCAGGAACTGCTGCCCTCGGAAAATACCCTGGTAAAGGAGTTTGACTGTTCAAGGAATACCATCCGCCGGGCCATCGGGCAGCTGGCGTCGGAAGGATACGTGCAGAGTATCCACGGCAAGGGAGTGAGAATCATTTACCAGCCCGGACAGCAGCAGTCGGAGTTCATACTGGGCGGCATAGAGAGCCTGAAGGAAGCAGTGGCCAGGAACAGGAAGAACTATACCACCAGGGTGGTCTGTTTCGCGGAGCTGACCGTGGATGAGACCATACAAAGGAGGACCACCTTTCCTGTGGGAGCCCAGATTTATTATATCCAGCGTGTGCGCTGCATTGAGGGGGAAGCCTTAATCATTGACCACAACTATTTCTTAAAGGATGTGGTACGGGACCTGACACCGGAGATCGCGGAGCGTTCCATCTATGAATATATGGAAAAGGACCTGGGTGAAAGCATTGTGACCACCAAGAGGAAAATGACCGTGGAGCGCGTCAACCAGATTGATGAAACGTATCTGGATTTAAAGGATTATAATTGTATGGCAGTGGTGAGCAGCATGACCTATAACAAGGAGGGAGTCATGTTTGAGTTCACCCAGTCCAGGCACAGACCGGACCGGTTCGTATTTTACGATCTGGCCCATCGGACAAAGTAGGTAAATCAAGGCATCGGAGAACAGGGAGCTTCAGGCAAATGTTCGTCCGGTGCTTTTTAGGTACAGAATGTGAAAAACACCGGAAAAAGTCAAAATCATTATTGACAAACTTGTTTAAACAAGATATAATCCAAATATAAGGTACTTGTTTAAACAAGATGCTGTTTCGTGGTCAGATTCATAGGAGGTATTGAACGTGGGAAAGTTTACCGGGGATTCAAAGAAACTGTTGGAGTATGTGGGCGGCAGGGAGAATATTGCAGCCGTATCACACTGTGTTACCAGGATGCGCTTTGTGTTAAACGATCCGTCCAAGGCGGATACAGAGGCCATCGAAAGCCTGTCCTCTGCCAAGGGTACATTCACCCAGGCAGGGCAGTTCCAGGTCATAATCGGCAATGAGGTGAGTACCTTTTACAATGATTTTGCGGAGGTGGCAGGCATAGAGGGAGTCTCCAAGGAGGCGGTGAAGAAGGCTGCCATGCAGAACCAGACCCTTATCCAGAGAATCATGAGCAGTCTGGCAGAGATATTTGCGCCCTTGATTCCGGCTATCATTGTAGGCGGTCTGATTCTGGGATTCCGCAATATCATCGGGGAGATTGCCCTGTTTGACGGCGGCACTAAGACACTGACCCAGATATCTGTATTCTGGGCTGGTATCAACAGCTTCCTGTGGCTTATCGGCGAGGCCGTATTCCATTTCCTGCCTGTGTGCATTGTCTGGTCCATCACCAAGAAGATGGGAACGACCCAGGCCCTGGGAATCGTTCTGGGAATCACACTGGTGTCGCCCCAGCTGTTAAATGCGTACAGTGTTGCCACCACGGCGGCGGCAGAGATACCAAAGTGGAATTTCGGACTCTTCCAGGTGGATATGATTGGATATCAGGCCCAGGTGCTTCCGGCTGTGCTGGCCGGCTTTACCCTGGTGTACCTGGAGCGGTTCTTCAGAAAAATATGTCCTGCCATGATTTCCATGATTGTGGTCCCCTTCTGCTCCCTGCTGATATCCGTGGCAGTGGCCCACGGCATCCTTGGACCCATTGGCTGGAAGATTGGCGCCGTGATTTCAGACTGTGTGAACGCGGGCCTGACATCTCCCTTTAAGGGCGTGTTTGCCGGTATTTTTGGTTTTTTCTATGCACCTCTTGTAATCACAGGACTGCATCATATGAGCAATGCCATTGACCTCCAGCTGATAGCTGACTTTGGAGGCACCACCCTGTGGCCCATGATTGCCCTGTCCAATATCGCCCAGGGCTCCGCTGTACTGGCCATGATACTTCTCCAGAAGAATGACGCCAAGGCAAAGGAAGTATCCGTACCCGCCTGCATTTCCTGTTACCTGGGTGTAACAGAACCAGCCATGTTTGGTGTGAATCTGAAATACGGTTTTCCATTTATCTGCGGAATGGCCGGATCGGCAGTGGGCGCGGTGCTGTCTGTTGTCAGCGGAATCAAGGCCAATGCCATTGGTGTGGGAGGCATACCGGGCATCCTGTCCATCCAGCCCCAGTACATGGGACTCTTCGCGGCTGCCATGGGACTGGTAATCCTGATTCCGTTCTGCCTGACCTATGCCATAGGAAGGAAGAAGGGGATAGGCGGCGGCCGGGAGAACCAAAATGAGTCCGGCCATGAAGCCAGCTGGGAGGAAAGGAAAGACTCTGCAAGCCAGCCAATCAGGGAATTAAAAGCATATGTATCCGGTGAAGTTATCCCCATGGAAGATGTTCCTGACCAGGTGTTTGCATCCAGGGCACTGGGGGACGGGGTGGCCATTAAACCGGAAGACGGCGTTTTGAGGGCGCCGGCTGACGCCATGGTGGCTGTTGTCATGGAAGAAAGCCTGCATGCCTGCGGACTGGTTCTGGATAACGGCATGGAACTGCTGTTACACATAGGGCTGGATACAGTGGATATGAAGGGAGATGGTTTCAGGGCCTTTGTAAAGCCCGGGGACAGGGTCAGAGCCGGAGAGGAACTGATTGCATTTGACCGTGAGAAGATTGCCGGGGCAGGGCACAGCGACATGGTCATCATGGTCCTTACCAATCCCGGAAATTCAGGAGCTATAAGCTGGCAGACCGGACGAAGGGTAAGGGCTTTGGCGGATGCGGTGGCCAGGATAGATTGAGTCATATAACGGGGCAGATTTGTCGGAGCAGATATGACGGAGCAGATATGAAGGAGGAACCATTTATGGGACATTTTAAGGACAGTACGGTTTACCAGATTTATACCAAGTCCTTTCAGGATACAACAGGAAACGGCCTGGGCGACATACGCGGAGTCATAAGCAGGCTGGACTATTTAAAAGAGCTGGGAATTGATTATATCTGGCTGACACCGTTTTTTAGCTCCCCACTCAATGATAACGGGTACGATGTGGCTGACTACCGGGCAGTTGACCCTGTATTCGGCACCATGAAGGATGTGGAGGAACTGATCCGGGAAGCGGACATAAGGGGCATGGGATGCATGTTTGATATGGTATTTAACCACACATCCACGGAACACCCATGGTTTAAGAAGGCACTTGAGGGCAATCCGGAGTACATGGATTATTATATCTTCAGGGAAGGGAGCCCGGACGCGCCGCCCACCAACTGGCAGTCCAAATTCGGGGGAAATGCCTGGGAGTATGTACCCCGCCTGAAAAAATGGTATCTCCACCTGTTCGATGTAACCCAGGCCGACTTAAACTGGGATAATCCCAGGGTGCGTCAGGAGCTTAAGGAGGTAATCCTGTTCTGGAAGGCAAAGGGAGTGAAGGGATTCCGGTTCGACGTGGTGAATCTGATATCCAAACCGGATATTTTTGAGGATGATCACAAAGGGGATGGCCGCCGCTTCTATACCGACGGGCCCAGGGTACATGAGTATCTCCAGGAGCTGGTGCGGGATACGGGCATAGAGGACATGGTGACAGTGGGAGAGATGTCCTCCACCACCCTGGATAACTGTATCCGCTACAGCAGGCCGGAGGACCGGGAGTTATCCATGTGCTTTAACTTCCATCACCTGAAGGTGGACTACAGGGACGGGGATAAGTGGAAACTGACGGAGCCTGACCTGGTCCGGCTTAAACAGCTGTTCATGGAGTGGCAGGAAGGCATGGAGCGGGAAAACGGCTGGAATGCCGTGTTCTGGTGCAACCACGACCAGCCCAGAGCCATATCACGGTTCGGGGATGACGGCCGATACTGGAAGGAATCTGCCAAAATGCTGGCAACGGTCATCCACATGTTCCGCGGCACGCCGTATGTGTACCAGGGGGAAGAGCTGGGAATGACCAACCCGCATTACGGGGATATTTCCCAGTACCGGGATGTTGAAAGCATTAACTATTACCGTATCCTGACAGAGCGGGGAATCACCGGGGAGGAAGCGCTGAAGGTGCTGGCTGCCCGTTCCAGAGATAACGGCCGGACGCCCATGCAGTGGGACGGCAGCCGATATGCCGGATTTTCACAGGGGGAGCCGTGGATAGGCATACCGGAGAACCATTCTTATATCAATGCCCAGGCAGAGGCAGCGGATTCCGGCTCCATATTGAATTATTACAAGAGGCTGATTGCCCTGAGGAAAGAATATAAAGTCATATCAGAAGGGGAGATTGAATTCATATACAGGGAACATCCTCAGGTGCTGGCGTACAGGCGCACCTATCAGGGTCAGGAACTTGTAGTGCTGGCCAATATGAAGGCTTCTGCTGCGGATTTGGGAGAAAAACCGGAGCTTGAAGGCTGCCGGCAGCTGATAGGCAACTACGGGGAAGCGGATT
Coding sequences within:
- a CDS encoding TRAP transporter substrate-binding protein yields the protein MTRRFLWGLLAVVMAFGTAGCGTKETPAPATVSGQPAGAEKTGGEKNAGGEAVTETSASQSAKDDGKTYTIRIAIVSSDSHLHNTVLNEWAQEAKEKTNGRLILKVMGSSQLGGERDYVEGMQLGNIEMAQVSSAAVNGFLNDFSLLSFPYFFKDYAEMEKVFNGPMGDELFAELEGIGIKGLTWFSNGFRNVYTKNTPVTTPADMKGLKIRVMESDVMIATLNAMGASGTPMAYSELYSAIQQGVMDGAENALGNIYSDGYYEICKNVSLTEHFAPPGVVAISQKSYDSLPDDLKEYLTESAIRFGKMEREMDEKLQEEMKKKLEEKGVQINEVDKQSFIDATASVYTEYAGGISDTVKVLAEEELGKSFN
- a CDS encoding TRAP transporter small permease → MKILIKAADFVVAFLLTIAASSMIISMFLQVVFRFVFNSPLYWTEELSRYSFIYIVFIGAAWAGKQGMHLGVDYFTSKLPEQAVRRLAVIIDLLVLVFSAVIVIVGAQVIPINFKQFSPALNVPMGAVYAAIPMGFLLLFIYYLDHLMEDLGMRRQL
- a CDS encoding TRAP transporter large permease: MLVILASIFIILLVLGMPIAFTMGIACLGTVVYSQMPLNMLITRMFSATDSFSLMAVPFFILAGELMNEADLTDRILNLARALVGFLRGGLAIVNILASVLFAGLSGSATADTAALGSLEIPMMVKDGYSKEFSVAVTVASSTIGPIIPPSVMLVMYAVIASVNITKILIAGIVPGILMALAMSVAVYFISLKRGYGTAGTFSLKNIGKAAKQAVIPMLMPIIIMGGILSGIFTATEAGVVAVVYAFIIGIFVYKTIKLKDIPRILVKGAATTAVSLFIIAMASIFSWFLAWESFPETVVNVMQALTSNGTVALCMVILFLFVLGLFVEGIPVLIVFAPILVPAMEAYGIDTLYFGIVLVLTVLVGSITPPVGSLLYLGSSIAKTTVSKAGKEVWIFVAMIMSVIGLLVIFPQIVLFLPDLLYN
- a CDS encoding IclR family transcriptional regulator; translated protein: MNRTVLRTVEILEIISKHGEISLADLVKITGYPKTSVYDILHALEERAMIYRCTDKVCYGIGFRAYAIGRSYSKNSDLLSNSYQCMKALAEDIGKAVLLGKIDGEKILYIAKCEPKHPVVMTPSIGDEEPIKNTAFAKIAEVFTHHEKKICQLSKEEKNRIRTEKLASYGLDGPGPFYNIASPIYNFETRLSGVVGVFGVKEVGVDYSEELKKVRECAGKISERLGFI
- a CDS encoding TraX family protein, giving the protein MPFSRKKPEIQVGLSGTALKYIAMATMLADHIGAVLLERIVYYRGNLEQVAMLMTSQWGDTLYWLWRMLRTVGRIAFPIYCFLLVEGFLHTRDWRRYWLRMAAFALISEIPFRLAVWNTWAGGSSNVYVELAIGLLVLRGLKQSEGLTQPRRAAGMAAVIGGGCLAAVFLKADYDMDGILIISLFYLLREKRIVQVMSGGILSLLESWNICYGAGILSAVPLYFYNGKKGQAPWKYAFYWFYPLHLMVLFFIRLYVVGIPLG
- the treR gene encoding trehalose operon repressor — encoded protein: MAKTKYNEIYMALREKMEDGTYGFQELLPSENTLVKEFDCSRNTIRRAIGQLASEGYVQSIHGKGVRIIYQPGQQQSEFILGGIESLKEAVARNRKNYTTRVVCFAELTVDETIQRRTTFPVGAQIYYIQRVRCIEGEALIIDHNYFLKDVVRDLTPEIAERSIYEYMEKDLGESIVTTKRKMTVERVNQIDETYLDLKDYNCMAVVSSMTYNKEGVMFEFTQSRHRPDRFVFYDLAHRTK
- the treP gene encoding PTS system trehalose-specific EIIBC component — protein: MGKFTGDSKKLLEYVGGRENIAAVSHCVTRMRFVLNDPSKADTEAIESLSSAKGTFTQAGQFQVIIGNEVSTFYNDFAEVAGIEGVSKEAVKKAAMQNQTLIQRIMSSLAEIFAPLIPAIIVGGLILGFRNIIGEIALFDGGTKTLTQISVFWAGINSFLWLIGEAVFHFLPVCIVWSITKKMGTTQALGIVLGITLVSPQLLNAYSVATTAAAEIPKWNFGLFQVDMIGYQAQVLPAVLAGFTLVYLERFFRKICPAMISMIVVPFCSLLISVAVAHGILGPIGWKIGAVISDCVNAGLTSPFKGVFAGIFGFFYAPLVITGLHHMSNAIDLQLIADFGGTTLWPMIALSNIAQGSAVLAMILLQKNDAKAKEVSVPACISCYLGVTEPAMFGVNLKYGFPFICGMAGSAVGAVLSVVSGIKANAIGVGGIPGILSIQPQYMGLFAAAMGLVILIPFCLTYAIGRKKGIGGGRENQNESGHEASWEERKDSASQPIRELKAYVSGEVIPMEDVPDQVFASRALGDGVAIKPEDGVLRAPADAMVAVVMEESLHACGLVLDNGMELLLHIGLDTVDMKGDGFRAFVKPGDRVRAGEELIAFDREKIAGAGHSDMVIMVLTNPGNSGAISWQTGRRVRALADAVARID
- the treC gene encoding alpha,alpha-phosphotrehalase; translated protein: MGHFKDSTVYQIYTKSFQDTTGNGLGDIRGVISRLDYLKELGIDYIWLTPFFSSPLNDNGYDVADYRAVDPVFGTMKDVEELIREADIRGMGCMFDMVFNHTSTEHPWFKKALEGNPEYMDYYIFREGSPDAPPTNWQSKFGGNAWEYVPRLKKWYLHLFDVTQADLNWDNPRVRQELKEVILFWKAKGVKGFRFDVVNLISKPDIFEDDHKGDGRRFYTDGPRVHEYLQELVRDTGIEDMVTVGEMSSTTLDNCIRYSRPEDRELSMCFNFHHLKVDYRDGDKWKLTEPDLVRLKQLFMEWQEGMERENGWNAVFWCNHDQPRAISRFGDDGRYWKESAKMLATVIHMFRGTPYVYQGEELGMTNPHYGDISQYRDVESINYYRILTERGITGEEALKVLAARSRDNGRTPMQWDGSRYAGFSQGEPWIGIPENHSYINAQAEAADSGSILNYYKRLIALRKEYKVISEGEIEFIYREHPQVLAYRRTYQGQELVVLANMKASAADLGEKPELEGCRQLIGNYGEADCGQTLEQLKPYECRVYIRTL